In Alkalihalobacillus sp. FSL W8-0930, a single window of DNA contains:
- a CDS encoding sugar ABC transporter permease, with product MKESSVKKPKKLLTQSKKDHISAYLYISPFFLLFAVFGVFPILFTAYISFHKWDILGTKEFVGLTNYQWLLTDPLFWKALGNTMSIWVMSTIPQLTLALVLAFVLNQALLKGRHFFRLAVFLPNITSVVAVAIVFDAIFGQHYGIINYLLSLVGVEPINWKASVLGTHVAISTMVIWRWVGYNSIIYLAALQSIPKDLYEAATIDGANKIQQFLFVTIPMIRPMIIFTVILSTIGGMQIFAEPQTFSGMGGGAVNQGLTLTLYLYEEAFLRNSFGYASAIAWLLFLIIVLFSLLNLFVTRKIKSAD from the coding sequence ATGAAGGAGAGTTCTGTAAAGAAACCTAAGAAGCTACTAACTCAAAGTAAAAAAGATCATATCTCGGCTTATTTATACATCTCACCTTTTTTTCTATTATTTGCAGTCTTTGGTGTGTTTCCGATTTTGTTTACGGCCTATATCTCATTTCATAAATGGGACATTCTTGGAACAAAGGAGTTTGTGGGTTTAACGAACTATCAATGGCTCCTAACTGATCCACTGTTTTGGAAAGCTCTTGGAAACACCATGAGTATCTGGGTCATGTCAACTATTCCACAGCTGACACTTGCACTTGTGCTGGCATTTGTTTTAAATCAAGCGTTACTCAAAGGTCGACATTTTTTTAGACTAGCTGTATTTCTTCCAAACATCACCTCAGTTGTCGCGGTTGCCATTGTATTTGATGCAATCTTTGGTCAGCATTATGGAATTATCAATTATCTTCTTTCCCTTGTTGGTGTTGAACCAATAAATTGGAAAGCGTCTGTTCTTGGCACACATGTCGCGATTTCAACCATGGTTATCTGGCGATGGGTCGGTTATAACTCCATTATTTACTTGGCTGCGCTGCAAAGTATTCCAAAGGATCTTTATGAAGCAGCAACGATAGATGGAGCAAACAAAATACAACAATTTTTGTTTGTTACCATTCCCATGATTCGACCAATGATCATCTTTACCGTTATCTTATCAACCATTGGTGGAATGCAAATCTTTGCTGAACCTCAGACGTTCTCAGGTATGGGCGGCGGAGCTGTGAATCAAGGTCTTACATTAACTCTATATTTATATGAAGAAGCGTTTCTAAGAAATTCGTTTGGATATGCGTCTGCCATTGCATGGCTGTTATTCTTGATCATTGTTCTGTTCTCGTTACTGAATCTATTTGTGACGCGCAAAATTAAATCTGCTGATTAA
- a CDS encoding carbohydrate ABC transporter permease → MREVGSKPFSMGRIGIYSALVFFSLCALFPLYWMFVIGSNHTSAVSQFPPAIMPGTEFFVNAGKVFTNINFLQALFNTFIVASLITISVLFFCSLAGFAFAKLKFRGKNGLFIFVLATMMVPAQLGLIPSYMIVSQLGWINTLTALIVPAMVNAFGVFWMRQYISTAVPNELIDAGRMDGCSNFRLYWTVVLPILRPALATLGLITYMNVWNDFLWPLVVLKDRSVHTIQVALKTLNGTYAQDYSMVLNGTFLATLPLLVIFLLFSKQVIAGITEGAIKS, encoded by the coding sequence ATGAGAGAAGTGGGTAGCAAGCCATTTAGTATGGGTAGAATCGGTATATACAGCGCACTTGTTTTCTTTAGTCTGTGTGCGCTTTTCCCCTTATATTGGATGTTTGTCATTGGTTCAAATCACACATCTGCGGTTAGTCAATTTCCACCTGCCATCATGCCTGGAACGGAATTTTTCGTAAATGCCGGTAAAGTGTTTACGAACATTAATTTCTTGCAGGCGTTATTTAACACTTTTATAGTAGCGAGTCTTATTACGATATCTGTTTTGTTTTTCTGTTCGTTAGCAGGTTTTGCATTTGCGAAGCTGAAATTTAGAGGGAAGAATGGCCTGTTTATCTTTGTGCTTGCCACCATGATGGTGCCCGCTCAACTAGGTCTCATTCCTTCATATATGATCGTGAGTCAGCTCGGCTGGATTAACACGTTAACGGCTTTAATTGTTCCAGCAATGGTAAATGCATTTGGAGTCTTTTGGATGAGACAATATATCTCAACAGCCGTTCCAAATGAATTAATTGATGCAGGAAGAATGGACGGATGTTCAAACTTTCGCTTGTACTGGACAGTTGTTCTTCCTATCCTTCGTCCGGCACTCGCCACTCTTGGTTTAATTACGTATATGAATGTGTGGAATGACTTTCTTTGGCCGCTTGTTGTGCTTAAGGATCGTAGTGTTCATACCATTCAAGTTGCGCTTAAGACATTAAATGGAACCTATGCTCAGGATTATAGTATGGTTTTAAACGGAACGTTCTTAGCAACATTGCCTTTGTTGGTGATCTTTTTACTATTCAGCAAGCAAGTGATCGCGGGTATTACAGAGGGAGCAATCAAAAGTTAA
- a CDS encoding Gfo/Idh/MocA family oxidoreductase, with product MQKARVGIVGCGTISDIYLQNCVSDEFIEIAAVSDLNEQAAREKAKAYNIQKVLTPDELYADPDIDMVLNLTIPAAHAEVSLKALEGGKHVFLEKPLSISLQDADQILQLAKEKGLQVGVAPDTFLGGGLQTCRKIIDEGSIGKPVAATAFMMSHGPESWHPNPYFYYQEGAGPLFDMGPYYLTALIHLIGPFRRVTGSAQSALKERIATSPERNGEVIPVNTPTHVTGVIDFEDGAVGTLIMSFDVWGATLPWIEIYGTEGTLRVPDPNTFGGPVYIKKAGELEWTELALTHGHTENERGLGLKDMARAVVTGSPTRASGEMGYHVLEAMHGFYTASATNQHYAMQSQCERPAPVESN from the coding sequence ATGCAGAAAGCCAGAGTAGGAATTGTAGGCTGCGGCACAATTAGTGATATTTATCTGCAAAATTGTGTCTCAGATGAGTTTATTGAAATTGCGGCTGTCAGTGATTTAAATGAACAAGCAGCAAGAGAAAAAGCAAAAGCTTACAATATTCAAAAAGTCTTAACGCCAGATGAGCTTTACGCAGATCCTGATATTGATATGGTTTTAAACTTAACCATTCCAGCGGCGCACGCTGAAGTGTCACTCAAAGCATTAGAAGGTGGCAAGCATGTGTTTCTTGAGAAACCGTTGTCTATTTCATTGCAGGACGCTGATCAAATCCTGCAGCTTGCCAAAGAGAAAGGCCTTCAAGTTGGTGTGGCACCAGATACATTCTTAGGTGGTGGCTTACAGACCTGCCGCAAGATTATTGATGAAGGCTCAATTGGTAAGCCAGTGGCAGCGACGGCATTTATGATGTCACATGGTCCTGAAAGCTGGCACCCAAATCCATACTTCTACTATCAGGAAGGCGCAGGTCCGCTTTTTGATATGGGACCGTATTACTTAACAGCACTCATTCATCTAATTGGTCCATTCCGCCGAGTGACGGGTTCAGCCCAGTCTGCATTAAAAGAACGAATTGCGACAAGTCCAGAGCGTAACGGTGAAGTCATTCCAGTGAATACGCCAACACATGTAACTGGCGTCATTGACTTTGAAGATGGTGCAGTTGGAACATTAATTATGAGCTTTGATGTCTGGGGAGCTACATTACCTTGGATCGAAATCTATGGAACAGAAGGAACATTAAGAGTACCAGATCCAAACACGTTTGGTGGGCCAGTCTATATTAAAAAAGCAGGAGAACTCGAGTGGACTGAGCTTGCTTTGACTCACGGACACACTGAGAATGAACGAGGTCTTGGCTTAAAGGATATGGCACGTGCTGTTGTCACAGGAAGTCCAACTAGAGCATCTGGTGAGATGGGCTATCATGTACTTGAAGCGATGCATGGTTTCTACACAGCATCCGCGACGAATCAGCATTATGCCATGCAAAGTCAATGTGAGCGCCCCGCGCCCGTTGAATCAAACTAA
- a CDS encoding sugar phosphate isomerase/epimerase has translation MKLGVFAVLFADKPFEEMLDHIKSLGLETVEIGTGGYPGNAHCNPAELLADESKLKAFQHAVESRGLTISSLSVHGNPITPDKEFADKCHQEFLDTVRLANKLGVEVVTTFSGTPGAYEGAKAPSWPVAPWPNEHAEILKWQWEEKLIPYWKEAGKFASDHNVKIALELHGGFLVHTPATLLKLRDAVGEVIGANVDPSHLWWQGIDPIAAIKILGKRNAIHFFHAKDTYIDQENVNMHGLLDMQSYANMQDRAWIFRSVGYGHDLKVWSDIISALRTVGYDGAVSIEHEDGLMSIDEGFSRAVSNLQQVLIKDPVPDMWWL, from the coding sequence ATGAAACTAGGAGTTTTCGCCGTATTGTTTGCTGATAAACCATTTGAAGAAATGCTAGATCATATTAAAAGCCTAGGACTTGAAACCGTAGAAATTGGAACAGGAGGCTATCCTGGTAATGCCCATTGTAATCCGGCTGAACTTTTAGCAGATGAATCGAAGCTAAAAGCGTTCCAGCACGCAGTGGAGAGCAGAGGGCTGACGATTAGCAGCTTAAGCGTCCACGGGAATCCCATTACACCTGACAAGGAGTTTGCTGACAAGTGCCATCAGGAATTTCTTGATACCGTTCGCTTAGCAAATAAGTTAGGTGTAGAGGTTGTGACAACGTTCTCAGGTACACCTGGTGCGTATGAAGGAGCAAAAGCACCAAGCTGGCCAGTTGCACCGTGGCCTAACGAGCATGCTGAGATTTTAAAATGGCAATGGGAAGAGAAGCTGATTCCATATTGGAAGGAAGCAGGTAAGTTTGCAAGTGACCACAATGTGAAGATTGCACTTGAGTTGCACGGAGGGTTTTTAGTACATACCCCAGCAACCTTGTTAAAGCTTCGTGATGCAGTGGGTGAGGTAATCGGAGCCAACGTGGATCCTAGTCATTTATGGTGGCAAGGGATCGATCCCATAGCTGCCATTAAAATTCTTGGAAAGCGCAATGCCATCCACTTCTTCCATGCGAAGGACACATATATTGACCAGGAAAATGTGAATATGCACGGACTGCTTGATATGCAATCGTATGCGAATATGCAGGATCGTGCCTGGATCTTCCGCTCAGTTGGCTATGGCCATGATCTGAAGGTATGGTCAGATATCATAAGTGCACTGCGCACAGTCGGATATGACGGGGCTGTCAGCATCGAGCACGAGGATGGACTAATGTCCATTGATGAAGGATTCAGTCGAGCAGTCAGCAATCTTCAGCAAGTATTAATTAAAGATCCAGTACCAGACATGTGGTGGCTATAG
- a CDS encoding Gfo/Idh/MocA family oxidoreductase produces the protein MKKIKVAVVGNGSIAKYRHIPEYASREDVEFVAFCDFTIELAEANVEQYGGKAYTSYEELLANEEVDVVSVCTQNADHAKVSIAAAKAGAHVLCEKPMATSLEEAEAMIQAAADNNVQLMIGHNQRLMPPHVKAKEVLASGRLGKVLTFKTTFGHGGPDAWSVQGDTSWFFDKSKAFVGAMGDLGVHKIDLIRWLFDEEVSEVAAFVETLDKQGDVDDNATCLLRMQSGAIGTMAASWTYYKGEDNTTSIYCENGVLEIIDNADEQVVVRLTDGTVERYSVGAIATNEEGGQSSSGVIDAFLDGIVNGTEPVISGEEGLKSLNVVLAALESASTRAFVKVN, from the coding sequence ATGAAAAAAATAAAAGTAGCTGTAGTAGGAAATGGAAGTATCGCTAAGTATCGTCACATTCCAGAATACGCAAGCAGAGAAGATGTTGAATTTGTAGCCTTTTGTGATTTTACAATCGAACTGGCAGAAGCGAATGTCGAACAATATGGTGGAAAAGCCTACACAAGCTACGAGGAGCTTTTAGCAAATGAAGAGGTTGATGTAGTAAGTGTCTGCACACAAAATGCGGATCATGCGAAAGTATCAATTGCGGCAGCGAAAGCAGGAGCGCACGTTTTATGTGAAAAGCCAATGGCAACTTCTCTTGAAGAAGCCGAGGCCATGATTCAAGCCGCAGCTGACAACAACGTCCAGCTGATGATTGGGCACAATCAGCGACTCATGCCACCTCACGTAAAAGCAAAAGAAGTGTTAGCATCAGGGCGCTTAGGTAAAGTGCTTACGTTTAAAACGACGTTTGGTCATGGTGGACCAGATGCTTGGAGTGTACAGGGTGATACAAGCTGGTTCTTCGATAAATCCAAAGCATTTGTTGGTGCGATGGGTGATTTAGGTGTACACAAAATTGACTTAATTCGCTGGTTGTTTGATGAGGAAGTCTCTGAGGTTGCTGCATTTGTTGAAACCCTTGATAAGCAAGGCGATGTAGATGACAACGCAACATGCCTATTGCGTATGCAGAGCGGCGCCATAGGGACAATGGCAGCCAGCTGGACGTATTACAAAGGTGAAGATAACACAACGAGTATCTACTGCGAGAATGGTGTGCTTGAAATTATAGACAACGCAGATGAGCAGGTTGTAGTTCGTTTAACAGATGGAACGGTTGAACGATATTCAGTTGGAGCCATCGCAACCAATGAAGAGGGCGGACAGTCTTCAAGTGGAGTCATTGATGCATTCCTCGATGGCATTGTAAATGGAACGGAGCCCGTAATTAGTGGCGAAGAAGGATTGAAATCGTTGAATGTGGTCCTTGCTGCATTAGAGTCTGCAAGTACACGTGCATTTGTGAAAGTAAACTAG
- a CDS encoding sugar phosphate isomerase/epimerase — MAQLPIALQLFTLRNETKEDFLGTLKKVKELGYDGVEFAGFGGYEASELKAFLEELDLKPFSSHVGIELLEDNADEIIAYHKELGVETMVIPYLVPERRTSKDDYVKLAEQLNHYGEKVKEAGMTLCYHNHDFEYEKYDGEFGLDIIFSQTDAELVQVELDTYWAEYAGISAVEYAARYKGRLPLAHIKDMADTSDRTFAEVGEGTLDIKGIVTAVQEAGAKRLIVEQDVCQRPPLESVEISIRNLKEILG, encoded by the coding sequence ATGGCACAGTTACCGATCGCTTTGCAGTTGTTTACACTAAGAAATGAAACAAAAGAGGATTTTCTAGGAACACTTAAAAAGGTAAAGGAGCTTGGTTACGATGGCGTGGAATTTGCCGGATTCGGTGGCTATGAAGCCTCTGAACTCAAAGCCTTTTTAGAAGAGCTTGACCTAAAGCCTTTTTCAAGCCACGTTGGAATCGAGCTTCTTGAAGATAATGCGGACGAGATCATTGCTTATCACAAAGAACTGGGTGTAGAAACGATGGTTATTCCATATCTTGTCCCAGAACGTAGAACGAGTAAGGATGACTATGTGAAGCTAGCTGAACAATTGAATCACTATGGTGAAAAAGTGAAAGAAGCTGGCATGACTCTTTGTTACCACAACCATGATTTTGAATATGAAAAATATGACGGGGAATTCGGTCTGGATATCATCTTTTCTCAAACAGACGCTGAGCTAGTACAAGTAGAGTTAGATACTTACTGGGCAGAATACGCAGGGATTTCAGCTGTAGAATATGCAGCAAGGTACAAAGGAAGATTACCACTTGCACATATTAAAGATATGGCAGATACGTCAGACCGTACATTTGCTGAAGTGGGCGAGGGAACACTTGATATTAAAGGAATTGTTACAGCCGTTCAAGAGGCCGGGGCCAAGCGTCTTATTGTTGAACAAGACGTCTGCCAAAGACCACCACTTGAGAGTGTAGAGATTAGTATTCGTAACCTGAAAGAGATTTTAGGTTAA
- a CDS encoding MFS transporter has protein sequence MSEVIQSLHKNRSFYWLMGGNLASFAGAQIYLIALPLVVLSLTGSAVAMGTIAAVGQATVWFMPLIGPFIDRYHRRTLLLLSDFTRAVILLILSVLYVIDMLHFLTLVVASILIGLCTQIYNTAQFAVIPSIVKKEDLPLANTVESSLYHTTILIGPTLGGLLIAFVHPGIGLMANSIGFFLAFLTLFFINVPPPTKQPATRGFFQDVREGFRFIYKEKLLLLTNIGSGLISFGVTFSLTLLVFHLQSTVGLTPLQIGWILSFGGAAAIAGSFLSIGIRKVASQRAILFVGYFGGGASLIWLGFAESFVTLLIANAIGTFCAASFNPVVKTIRQKLTPSHMLGRVQASSRFITMALLPLAAFIAGVLGDALDTHRTIAIGGMIATCSVLIFFHREMLRLRVVL, from the coding sequence GCTCTCCCTCTTGTTGTTTTATCACTAACGGGTTCAGCTGTTGCTATGGGGACAATTGCTGCTGTTGGACAAGCCACGGTTTGGTTTATGCCTTTAATTGGACCATTCATTGATCGGTACCACAGAAGAACGTTATTGCTCTTGAGTGACTTCACGAGGGCAGTGATTCTTTTAATACTGAGTGTGCTTTATGTAATAGATATGCTGCATTTTCTTACATTGGTTGTTGCTTCAATTCTCATCGGCTTATGCACACAGATCTATAATACGGCACAGTTTGCCGTGATTCCCTCTATTGTGAAGAAGGAAGACCTCCCTCTAGCCAATACAGTAGAGTCAAGCCTCTACCATACAACCATTTTAATTGGACCCACTCTCGGGGGACTTCTTATTGCTTTTGTTCATCCTGGCATCGGATTAATGGCAAACAGTATTGGATTCTTTTTAGCTTTCTTGACCCTATTTTTTATTAACGTTCCACCGCCAACAAAACAACCTGCCACTCGTGGATTTTTTCAAGATGTAAGAGAAGGGTTCCGATTTATTTATAAGGAGAAGCTCCTTCTTTTAACGAACATCGGTAGTGGCCTTATTAGTTTTGGAGTGACATTTTCGCTCACGCTACTCGTCTTTCATCTTCAATCAACAGTCGGTTTGACTCCACTTCAAATCGGATGGATTCTCTCATTTGGAGGAGCGGCTGCCATTGCTGGTTCATTTTTATCCATTGGCATTAGAAAGGTAGCTAGTCAACGAGCGATCCTCTTTGTAGGATACTTTGGTGGAGGAGCTTCTCTCATCTGGCTCGGTTTTGCGGAATCATTTGTAACCTTGCTCATTGCAAATGCCATTGGAACCTTTTGTGCTGCGTCCTTTAATCCTGTTGTGAAAACGATTCGGCAGAAGTTAACACCCTCTCATATGCTTGGTAGAGTTCAAGCAAGTAGCCGATTTATCACAATGGCTCTTCTTCCGTTAGCTGCTTTTATTGCTGGCGTATTGGGAGATGCTTTAGACACACATCGCACCATTGCCATTGGTGGGATGATCGCAACCTGCTCAGTGCTTATCTTTTTCCATCGTGAGATGCTTAGATTACGCGTGGTCTTGTAG